The proteins below come from a single Erysipelothrix piscisicarius genomic window:
- the trhA gene encoding PAQR family membrane homeostasis protein TrhA produces the protein MTNENSMKHMIKLSFKEEVLNCVSHGIMALALLISLPYVSIHAYQDGGALLATGEAVFVISLFFMFLGSTLYHSMEYGSNHKYIFRFLDHSFIFVAIAGSYTPIALYAIGGTFGIVIVLIQWLMVVLGILYKALAKNAKPSITVGIYLVMGWTAVVLIPRLLENTTPLFLGLIVLGGVLYSIGAWFYMQKDKKYYHFIWHLFINLASLAHFIAIVFCMA, from the coding sequence ATGACAAACGAAAATTCAATGAAGCACATGATTAAACTTTCTTTTAAAGAAGAAGTTCTTAACTGTGTCTCGCACGGAATCATGGCGCTTGCACTTCTTATAAGCCTTCCCTATGTTTCCATTCATGCATATCAAGATGGTGGCGCACTCCTTGCTACTGGAGAAGCGGTATTCGTAATTTCATTATTCTTTATGTTTTTAGGATCTACCCTTTATCATTCAATGGAGTATGGTTCGAATCATAAGTATATCTTTAGATTTCTGGATCACAGTTTTATTTTTGTGGCAATCGCTGGAAGTTATACTCCAATAGCACTTTATGCCATTGGCGGTACATTTGGAATTGTGATTGTTCTAATTCAATGGCTTATGGTAGTATTAGGAATTCTTTATAAGGCTCTGGCTAAGAATGCTAAGCCATCCATTACAGTTGGGATTTATCTAGTGATGGGATGGACTGCTGTCGTCTTAATTCCACGCTTACTAGAAAATACAACGCCCTTATTTCTCGGACTGATTGTCCTTGGTGGTGTCTTGTATAGCATTGGGGCATGGTTTTATATGCAAAAAGATAAAAAGTATTATCATTTTATTTGGCATTTATTTATTAATTTAGCGTCGCTTGCGCATTTTATCGCAATTGTATTCTGTATGGCATAA
- a CDS encoding M50 family metallopeptidase, whose product MQVLLNIFYFVLVMGLIVFIHELGHLMAAKAFGVYCNEFAIGMGPKVFEYKKENWETSFSIRALPLGGFVSMAGEPGEADFGVERERTIVGIKPWKRLIVMLAGIFMNLVLAFVIFTGLSMHLGTVDAPKPIVAGVAEGSPAEKAGLRVQDEITKLTFDDGKVVIPHDFNQLVTSIMVYEDHEVTITVMRDGQEVDTKLKPEFNKEEERYLIGVQAVSGEHRDLGFFESIMMGFTMLGTIIQQLGFVLSRLVHGVGLNAVGGPIGIYQVTSQISSQGFIFFLSLIAQLSVSLAVINLVPIPVMDGGRALLTLIEMIIRRPIPEKIENAIMSLGVAMIMALFVFIMFNDIRKLIG is encoded by the coding sequence ATGCAAGTATTACTTAATATATTTTATTTTGTTCTCGTTATGGGATTGATTGTATTCATTCATGAATTAGGTCATCTTATGGCGGCAAAGGCTTTTGGCGTCTATTGTAATGAATTCGCAATTGGAATGGGACCTAAAGTTTTCGAATATAAGAAAGAAAATTGGGAAACCAGTTTCTCAATTCGTGCATTGCCCTTAGGGGGATTTGTATCGATGGCTGGTGAACCAGGTGAAGCGGACTTTGGTGTCGAACGTGAACGAACCATTGTTGGGATTAAACCTTGGAAGCGTCTTATTGTGATGCTTGCCGGTATCTTTATGAATTTAGTGTTAGCGTTTGTGATTTTCACAGGGCTTTCAATGCATCTCGGTACGGTTGATGCACCCAAACCCATTGTGGCAGGTGTTGCGGAAGGGTCACCGGCAGAAAAGGCTGGACTACGCGTTCAAGATGAAATTACAAAACTAACATTTGATGATGGGAAAGTCGTGATTCCTCATGATTTTAATCAGCTCGTTACGAGTATTATGGTTTATGAAGATCATGAAGTTACCATTACGGTAATGCGAGATGGTCAAGAAGTTGATACAAAACTAAAACCTGAATTCAATAAAGAAGAAGAACGGTATCTCATTGGTGTTCAAGCAGTGAGTGGTGAACATCGCGATTTAGGGTTTTTTGAATCGATCATGATGGGCTTTACAATGCTGGGAACAATTATCCAGCAACTTGGTTTTGTACTAAGCAGACTTGTTCATGGTGTGGGTCTCAATGCTGTGGGTGGTCCAATTGGGATTTACCAAGTAACATCTCAAATTTCAAGTCAAGGATTTATTTTCTTCTTGAGCCTTATTGCACAATTATCCGTAAGTTTAGCGGTTATCAACCTTGTTCCGATTCCTGTAATGGACGGTGGACGTGCGCTCTTAACCCTTATCGAGATGATTATTCGAAGACCGATTCCAGAAAAAATTGAAAATGCCATTATGTCTCTTGGCGTTGCAATGATTATGGCGCTCTTTGTATTCATAATGTTCAACGATATTCGTAAACTTATTGGGTAA
- a CDS encoding phosphatidate cytidylyltransferase → MKERITTAIVLVAVFGAALFAGNRALFTLIMGLILLGAYEIYLLNKSRLKPVIVPIIIAFTITGGLIQADYLPSYTAVLIMTLFALTVFFEWFTFDNVSYMFILIMMLVLAVQAVSVVLNYDKFVFIYVLLATYLTDTFAYFGGMLFGKHKLIERISPKKTIEGAVIGYAMSAILSFIFGSVFILNYVPLNAVIAGSLIIPFIGQIGDLAFSSIKRHFDVKDFGYIFPGHGGVLDRVDSVIFALLTFNIILTIFV, encoded by the coding sequence ATGAAAGAGCGCATAACCACTGCCATTGTATTAGTCGCTGTTTTTGGTGCAGCCTTATTTGCAGGGAATCGGGCTCTTTTTACTTTAATCATGGGTTTAATTCTTTTGGGAGCATATGAAATATATCTTCTCAATAAATCGCGATTAAAGCCCGTTATTGTCCCTATAATCATCGCATTTACCATAACAGGTGGCTTAATTCAAGCCGATTATTTGCCATCCTATACTGCTGTCTTAATCATGACGCTTTTTGCACTGACGGTATTTTTCGAATGGTTTACCTTTGATAATGTTTCCTATATGTTTATCCTCATAATGATGTTAGTTCTTGCGGTGCAAGCTGTGAGCGTAGTATTGAACTATGATAAGTTTGTATTTATTTATGTACTTCTTGCTACATACCTAACTGATACGTTTGCGTATTTTGGAGGTATGCTATTTGGAAAGCATAAACTCATTGAGCGGATTTCTCCAAAGAAAACGATTGAAGGTGCGGTGATCGGTTATGCGATGTCCGCAATATTATCCTTTATCTTTGGTTCAGTATTTATTCTTAACTACGTACCCTTAAATGCTGTCATTGCAGGGTCACTTATAATCCCTTTTATTGGTCAAATTGGCGATTTAGCATTTAGCTCAATTAAACGCCATTTTGATGTTAAGGATTTTGGCTATATATTCCCAGGTCATGGGGGTGTCTTGGATCGTGTTGATAGTGTGATTTTCGCACTCTTGACATTCAATATTATACTTACAATCTTTGTATAG
- a CDS encoding isoprenyl transferase, which yields MNSLKHVAIIMDGNGRWATKQKKERTFGHYYGSENVRDIALEALDLGVEVITLYAFSTENWKRPQKEIDYLMKLPAVFFEKFLNELMEKGIKIRTIGDLTKIPARTRKVMDNAVERTKDNNKLILNFALNYGSRDEIVRAAQSIVDEGIETVTETVFESYLDTFGLPPVDLLIRTGGDRRLSNYLLWQLAYAELLFVDVQWPEFDRPMFKSCVEDFNQRNRRFGGL from the coding sequence ATGAATAGCCTAAAACATGTGGCCATCATTATGGATGGCAACGGACGTTGGGCAACAAAGCAAAAAAAAGAGCGTACATTCGGTCACTACTACGGGAGTGAGAATGTACGTGATATTGCTTTGGAAGCCTTAGATTTGGGTGTTGAGGTCATTACTTTGTATGCATTTTCGACTGAAAACTGGAAACGTCCTCAAAAAGAAATCGATTATCTGATGAAATTACCGGCTGTGTTTTTTGAAAAGTTTTTAAATGAATTGATGGAAAAGGGCATTAAGATCCGAACAATTGGTGATCTTACGAAAATTCCTGCACGTACGCGTAAGGTAATGGATAATGCGGTTGAACGCACAAAAGATAATAACAAATTAATTCTTAATTTCGCATTGAATTATGGTTCACGTGATGAAATCGTTCGGGCGGCCCAATCAATTGTGGATGAAGGTATTGAAACTGTTACGGAAACAGTATTTGAATCGTATTTAGATACGTTTGGATTACCCCCTGTTGATCTCTTAATTCGTACAGGAGGCGATCGTCGACTTTCGAATTACTTATTGTGGCAATTAGCGTATGCGGAACTTCTCTTTGTAGATGTTCAATGGCCAGAGTTTGATCGTCCAATGTTTAAGTCGTGTGTAGAGGATTTCAATCAACGAAATCGTAGATTTGGAGGACTTTAG